A single genomic interval of Geoalkalibacter sp. harbors:
- the miaB gene encoding tRNA (N6-isopentenyl adenosine(37)-C2)-methylthiotransferase MiaB produces the protein MSKFFYLETFGCQMNVVDSEQIVDLLERVGYAQVETPEAADLILLNTCSVRDKAERKVYGHLGRFKPLKDRRPELIIGVGGCVAQQDGEKLLEKLRYVDLVFGTHNIHRLPEMLAGVEQEGRRRLETEFLDADTRRGLFPERAAKEAVTRFVTVMQGCDNFCSYCIVPHVRGREISRAGGEILAEIRDLAARGVKEVTLLGQNVNSYGLRETGEMSFAQLLHAVHEIEGIERIRFTTSHPKDLSDELIECFGSLPKLARHLHLPVQCGADAVLAAMNRGYTRAQYLDKVARLKQVCPDIRLTSDIIVGFPGETDEDFGETLALVEAVRYADIYSFLYSPRRGTAAAQWEETLDPKDKQARFDALLAAQQRISGEIWQSDVGRVLPVLVEGTSRQGGAQLFGRTTWNRIVNFAGPADRVGQVVPVRITTSLKNSQVGELEMEETRAAS, from the coding sequence ATGTCAAAGTTCTTTTATCTTGAGACCTTCGGCTGCCAGATGAACGTGGTCGATTCGGAGCAGATCGTTGATCTGCTGGAGCGCGTGGGTTACGCCCAGGTCGAAACTCCCGAGGCCGCCGATCTGATTCTGCTCAACACCTGCTCGGTGCGCGACAAGGCCGAGCGCAAGGTCTACGGCCATCTGGGCCGCTTCAAGCCCCTCAAGGACCGGCGCCCCGAACTGATCATCGGCGTGGGCGGTTGCGTGGCCCAGCAGGATGGCGAGAAGCTGCTCGAGAAGCTGCGTTACGTCGATCTGGTGTTCGGCACCCACAACATCCACCGTCTGCCCGAAATGCTCGCCGGTGTCGAGCAGGAAGGTCGGCGCCGTCTTGAAACCGAGTTTCTCGATGCCGACACGCGCCGCGGCCTGTTTCCCGAACGCGCCGCCAAGGAGGCGGTGACACGCTTTGTAACCGTCATGCAGGGCTGCGACAATTTTTGCTCGTACTGCATCGTGCCCCATGTGCGCGGCCGCGAAATCAGTCGCGCCGGCGGTGAAATCCTCGCCGAGATCCGCGATTTGGCGGCACGAGGGGTCAAGGAAGTGACCCTGCTCGGGCAAAACGTCAATTCCTACGGCCTGCGCGAAACGGGGGAGATGTCCTTTGCGCAACTGCTTCACGCGGTGCACGAGATCGAGGGCATTGAGCGCATCCGTTTCACCACCTCGCACCCCAAGGATCTCTCCGATGAGCTGATCGAGTGCTTCGGCAGCCTGCCCAAGCTCGCCCGGCATCTGCATCTGCCCGTGCAATGCGGCGCCGACGCGGTGCTCGCGGCCATGAATCGCGGCTACACCCGCGCCCAGTATCTGGACAAGGTGGCGCGCCTCAAGCAGGTCTGTCCCGACATCCGCCTGACCTCGGACATCATCGTCGGCTTTCCCGGCGAGACGGACGAGGACTTCGGCGAGACTCTTGCATTGGTCGAGGCGGTACGCTACGCCGATATTTACTCTTTTCTCTACTCGCCGCGCCGGGGCACGGCGGCGGCGCAATGGGAGGAAACCCTCGATCCCAAGGACAAGCAGGCGCGTTTCGATGCCCTGCTCGCCGCGCAGCAGCGCATCAGCGGCGAGATCTGGCAGAGTGATGTCGGCCGCGTGCTGCCGGTGCTGGTCGAGGGCACCAGCCGCCAGGGCGGCGCGCAGCTCTTCGGCCGCACCACCTGGAACCGCATCGTCAACTTCGCCGGGCCCGCCGACCGGGTCGGCCAGGTCGTGCCGGTGCGTATTACCACCTCGCTGAAGAACAGCCAGGTCGGTGAACTGGAGATGGAAGAGACGCGCGCGGCAAGTTGA